Below is a genomic region from Bordetella pertussis 18323.
GCGGCCATGCCGTGGCGCATGCCGCGCGCCTTCAGGGCCTGCAGCAGGTGCAGCACGATGCGCGCGCCCGAGGCGCCCACCGGATGGCCCAGCGCGATGGCGCCGCCGTCCACGTTCAGGCGGTCCTGGTCCAGGCGGCCCCAGGCTCCGGTGCCGAAGTGTTCGCGGCAATAGGCCTCGTCGTCCCAGGCCGCCAGGCAGGCCAGCACCTGCGCGGCGAAGGCTTCGTTGATTTCCCACAGGTCCAGGTCGTGCAGGCCCAGGCCATGCCGCTGCATGATGGGCGTGGCCGCGTGCACCGGCCCCAGGCCCATCTGGGCCGGATCCAGGCCGGCCCACTGGCTGTCGAGGATGCGCCCCAGCGGGCGCAGCCCCCATTTGCGGACCGCGGCCTCCGAGGCCAGCAGCAGCATGGCCGCGCCGTCGGTGACCTGCGAGCTGTTGCCGGCCGTGATGTTGCCCCACGGCTTGTCGAACGCCGGGCGCAGGCGCGCCAGGCGTTGCGGGGTGGAGTCGTCGCGCACGCCATCGTCGTCGGGGTAGACGGCGCCGCGCGTATCGGCCAGCGGCACGATCTCGCCCAGCCGGCCGGCTTCGCGCGCGGTCAGCACGCGCAGATGGCTGCGCGCCGCGTAGGCGTCCATGGCGGCGCGGTCGATGCCGAAGCGGGTGGCCAGGTTCTCGGCCGTCTGTCCCATCGACAGGCCCACCACCGGATCGGTCAGGCCCTTGAGCAGGCCGATGACCGGCGCCAGGTAGCGCAGGCGCAGCGCGCCGAGCGCGCGCAGCCGGGCGCCCAGGCCGCGCGCGCCATACCAGCGCGCCAGCCACTTGACCATGTCGTCGGAGAACAGCAGCGGCGCGCGCGACAGCGCGTCGGTGCCGCCGGCCAGCACCAGGCTGCTGCGGCCCAGCTGCAGATTGGCGATGGCCGAATCGAGGGCCTGCATGCCGGAGGCGCAATTGCGCATCACCGTCCAGCCGGGCACGCGGTTGCCGCAGCCCAGCCGCAGGGCGATGACGCGGCCGATATTGACTTCGTCGGGGGAGGGCGCCGCGCAGCCGACGATGACTTCGTCCAGGTCGGTGGGGGCGAAAGGCTGGCGCAGTAGCAGGGCGCGGCCGGCCTGCACGGCCAGGTCGGCGGCCGAGAACGGTCCGGGGCCGTTGCGCGCCTTCAGGAAGGGGCTGCGCGTGCCGTCGACGATGTATACCGGTTGAAAACGCATGCCTGTCGCTCCTTATGCCGCCTGGCGTCGCGCCGCCGGCCTGAGTGCGCCGGTAATGCCGTAATCGAAGGGAAAATCGTCCACGCCGATGACGCGGTCGCGCAAGCGGTTGCGTCGTTCGATGAGGCGATAATCGTCCTCGTCGAGCACGCCGGCGGCGTGGGCGGCCTGGGCGATGTCGCGCACATTGGCGCGCGGATCGCCCTCGAGGTCGCCGGATTTCTCGGCGGCGCGGATGCGCGCCTCGAGGGGTTCGGCCGCGATCGCCGCCGCCAGGGCCTGTTCCAGCGCGCCCACCGGCTCGTTCTCATTGGCGGGGATGAAGCAGCTGGCGGTCAGGCGGTCGCGCGCCGCGCCGGGGGCGATCAGCAACTGCGCCACCGCCTGGCCCAGCCTGTCGTCCGGCTCGGCCTGGGGATGTCCCCATGGGAAGATGATACGTCGCATCGTCCAGGCCACCAACCGGTTGGGCAGATTGTCCAGCACGCCTTCGAAGGCCTGCTGCAGCCGGTACAGCGCGTCGCGCACGGCCCAATGCGCCAGGGGCTCGTCCTCGGCCTGGCGGCCGTCGTCCTCGAAACGCTTGAGCGCCGCGCTGGCCAGGTACATCTGCGCCAGGATGTCGCCCAGCCGCGCCGACAGCCGCTCGCGCCGCTTCAGGCTGCCGCCCAGCGCCAGCATGCAGGCGTCGGCCAGCAGCGCGAAGGCGCTGCTGTAGCGCGACAGCGCGCGATAGTAGGCGTGCATCGAAGGCGCCGCCGCGCGCGGGGCGCGGCCCAGCCGCGCGCCGCTCAGCGCGCCGCCCAGCGCCCGCAGCGCGTTGCCGGCCACGTGGCGGGCATGGCCCCACAGCGCGCGGTCGAATTCGCGCAGGCCGCGCGCGGCGTCGGGGTCCTGCGCCGCGCGCATTTCGGCCAGCACGTAGGGATGGCAGCGGATCGCGCCCTGGCCGAAGATGATCAGGCTGCGCGTGAGAATGTTGGCGCCTTCCACCGTGATGCCGATCGGCAGTTGCTGGTAGGCGCGGCCCAGGAAGTTCGACGGACCCAGGCAGATGCCCTTGCCGCCGATGATATCCATGCCGTCGTTGACCACCTGGCGGGCGCGTTCGGTGACGTGGTATTTGACGATGGCCGATGCCACGGCGGGCTTTTCGCCCAGGTCCACGGCGCCGGCCGTCATGACGCGCGCCGCGTCCATCAGGTAGGAGTGGCCGCCGATGCGCGCCAGCGCCTCCTCCACGCCTTCGAATCTGCCCACCGGCATGCGGAACTGGCTGCGCACCCGCGCATAGGCGCCCACGGCGCGCGCGGTCAGCTGGGCCATGCCTGCGTTGGACGACGGCAGCGAGATCGAGCGGCCCGCCGCCAGGCATTCCATCAGCATGCGCCAGCCCTGGCCGGCCATGGCCGGCCCGCCGATGATGAATTCCAGCGGCATGAATACGTCCGTGCCGCGGGTGGGGCCGTTCATGAACATCGCGTTGAGCGGAAAATGGCGCCGGCCGGTGTCGACGCCGGGATGATCGTGCGGCACCAGTGCGCAGGTGATGCCGAGATCCTTGCGCCCGCCCAGCAGGCCGTCCGGGTCGTACAGGCGAAACGCCAGCCCCAGCAGCGTGCAGACGGGCGCCAGCGTGATGTAGCGCTTGTCCCAGGTGACGCGCATGCCCAGGACTTCCTGGCCTTGCCACTGGCCCTTGCAGACCGTGCCGTGGTCGGGAATGGCGGCCGCGTCCGAGCCGGCCCACGGGCTGGTGAGCGCGAAGGCCGGTATTTCCTCGCCGCGCGCCAGGCGCGGCAGGTAGTGGCGCTTCTGCGCCTCGGTGCCGTAGTGCAGCAACAGTTCGGCCGGCCCTAGCGAGTTGGGCACCATGACCGACACCGCCAGCGCCGACGAGCGCGTCGACAGCTTGGTGACGATCGCCGAATGCGCATGGGCGCAGAAGCCCAGGCCGCCGTATTCCTTCGGAATGATCATGCCCAGGAAACCCTGTTCCCTGATGTAGGCCCATACCTGCGGCGGCAGATCGAAACGCTCGTGGGTGATCTGCCAGTCATCGACCAGGCGGCACGCCTGTTCGGTCTCGTGGTCGAGAAAGC
It encodes:
- a CDS encoding acetyl-CoA C-acetyltransferase, with the protein product MRFQPVYIVDGTRSPFLKARNGPGPFSAADLAVQAGRALLLRQPFAPTDLDEVIVGCAAPSPDEVNIGRVIALRLGCGNRVPGWTVMRNCASGMQALDSAIANLQLGRSSLVLAGGTDALSRAPLLFSDDMVKWLARWYGARGLGARLRALGALRLRYLAPVIGLLKGLTDPVVGLSMGQTAENLATRFGIDRAAMDAYAARSHLRVLTAREAGRLGEIVPLADTRGAVYPDDDGVRDDSTPQRLARLRPAFDKPWGNITAGNSSQVTDGAAMLLLASEAAVRKWGLRPLGRILDSQWAGLDPAQMGLGPVHAATPIMQRHGLGLHDLDLWEINEAFAAQVLACLAAWDDEAYCREHFGTGAWGRLDQDRLNVDGGAIALGHPVGASGARIVLHLLQALKARGMRHGMAAICIGGGQGGAMLVENLEERA
- a CDS encoding acyl-CoA dehydrogenase, which translates into the protein MNAVLVVLSGAALLAAALLGIGPLRRALLSRPILAAYRKVLPAMSDTEREALEAGTVWWEGELFGGRPDWRKLLDCPRPVLSAAEQRFLDHETEQACRLVDDWQITHERFDLPPQVWAYIREQGFLGMIIPKEYGGLGFCAHAHSAIVTKLSTRSSALAVSVMVPNSLGPAELLLHYGTEAQKRHYLPRLARGEEIPAFALTSPWAGSDAAAIPDHGTVCKGQWQGQEVLGMRVTWDKRYITLAPVCTLLGLAFRLYDPDGLLGGRKDLGITCALVPHDHPGVDTGRRHFPLNAMFMNGPTRGTDVFMPLEFIIGGPAMAGQGWRMLMECLAAGRSISLPSSNAGMAQLTARAVGAYARVRSQFRMPVGRFEGVEEALARIGGHSYLMDAARVMTAGAVDLGEKPAVASAIVKYHVTERARQVVNDGMDIIGGKGICLGPSNFLGRAYQQLPIGITVEGANILTRSLIIFGQGAIRCHPYVLAEMRAAQDPDAARGLREFDRALWGHARHVAGNALRALGGALSGARLGRAPRAAAPSMHAYYRALSRYSSAFALLADACMLALGGSLKRRERLSARLGDILAQMYLASAALKRFEDDGRQAEDEPLAHWAVRDALYRLQQAFEGVLDNLPNRLVAWTMRRIIFPWGHPQAEPDDRLGQAVAQLLIAPGAARDRLTASCFIPANENEPVGALEQALAAAIAAEPLEARIRAAEKSGDLEGDPRANVRDIAQAAHAAGVLDEDDYRLIERRNRLRDRVIGVDDFPFDYGITGALRPAARRQAA